gGGTGGAGTGTGCGCGGTGTAAATAGCTCCATGTGGTGAGCGTCAGCCAGGACAGACAGGCGACTGTCGCCAGCATACTctccctgtcacacacacacacacacacacacacacacacacacacacacacacacacacacacacacacacacacacacacacacacgccaaaaTCACAGTCCCACGGGGAGGAATGTTGCAACAAAACCAAGGCAACGTACCCACAACCCCTTTcccctaaacacacacacacaaatcgtATGACTCCTATTCACTTAGTTGAACACACGCTTCTCTCTAATAAATGAACAATTTAGTAaacaaaagcttttgttttatgtggttCCGTTGCTAATTAAACACAGAAGACCGTTTACACTGTGATGTGCTTTTACCACACTGCCACTCTTTAACTGTGCACAAGCGCACACATGTGAAGGTTATGTGCACACAATCAATGAATGATTTGTCCTCCCACATCTAAGTGTATACACTGTACGTGtgtgtagtttgtgtgtgtgcttaatCCTTACACTAGTCACTGAGTTAAACCCCCTCCTGCAGCTCTGAACCTCTCCCAGACAGCATATTCAAATCAACGCCCAGCCCTAATTATTGTGTAGAAAACAGTCAAGcagcaaaaatacaaattacTAGACATAAGTATGGTAATtaagcagtaaaaataaatgggGCTACAAAAAGGCAGCAAACACAACGGCCGTTTTCCCAGAGAATAGAAACGCACAGCTGACTCTGTGATGCTCGTATCTGTGAGAACGTACAAGTCACATGAACCTGATGAAGACTGTGAGAACACGGTGGCATCACCGCTGTCTGGTGGACGTCAAACACACCTCTGATTAGgacttattattattgattattactTTTAAGTAACTGACTAATTGGCTGCAGTGATGATCTAAAACCGTGGCTCATCTTATAACTGAGCACAACTTCTGCTGAAGTTCCACAAACTTCTATAagtagttcttttttttttgtagcctaaaaaaattatttgggcattaactgaaaacagatttgacttaaaaaaatatgtgttttaagcaattttaaaagatattttttagAAGTAAACAGTCTCATTTGCCTTTGaagttgttgtgtgttgttttcttggaAAGGCCGTCAATCAGagtcttatttgtgttttctctccacttTCCCTTCAGGTTCTattaatggaaacattttcagagctgtgtttaccacACGAGGCCTTTGTTTACTGTAAACGTCAGCAAACACGGTCTTCTtgcagcaggaaacacaaaaatatttggCTTTATTGTGACAAAAACTAGGGGGGGAATCAGATTTTCTTGACAGAAATCCCTGAAAGCCATTTTTACAACGTGTGTCCGTGTGCGTTTGTAGTTGTGACAGACCTCAATGTGCCGGAGCTCCTGAGGAGATTTCAGCCTCAGACACACAGCCTGACTCAGGTAAGCATCCACATCCTCCAGAGACAAGGTCTgtacctgaaaacacacacataaacaaacacgcacacaaccacaaagacaaaaatatatggTTAGCCAATTCAATCACATCCCAGTGTGTCTTCTGTGTTGGTCAGTTTGTTTGGTCTGCTCACTGTGCAACAATacaacagagaaagaaacaatgcTGACTCAGAAACAAGGCTGCCCAGTTGTgtgtacaaaacaaacaaaccccaGAGTTATTTAAATAGAAGAATGAAAAGGGAATGTGAATGCAGCAGTGTTCAGACAACAGCTTCTATTGTTTGTCGGTCTGTCTGCTCGTCCTTAATGATCCACTCATCTAACGGTCCATCCAGCAAACTACTGTCCTGCCTGTCTGTTGGTCCACGATCCATTTAAATCACTGGACACCAGCGTCTCTTTGACCTGTGTCTGTCTAGGAGGCGTCCAGTCGCTCTTTGTGAGTTAAACGAGTTAAGTCTGTTTGAGACGGTTACAATCATGCAAATAGGTGAAAACATGAAGTTACTACTAAAATAACAGACTTAAATCCTTTGGCTCCTTTGACTTGGGTGGTAGAGTTGCATCGTGGGTATAGTAGTCATCAACTTTAAtgagatttcatttttaaagattaATTTTCCCTTGGATAAAATGATAAGAGCACACTGCTCTGAGTCAAAGGGTTTTCCTTTAAGATAATATATGTTACGTGCTTCACAGGcctcattaaaaacaacactcaATCATCTCCAGTTTATATATCTCATATAACATGACAAACAAAGATAATTTGACTCATCAATCATTTATCTTTGCTCGGGAAGCATGAAGGATAAATGACACTGCAGtataatttttgttttgcttccatAACATGACGCATACAACGTTATCCAGGTGATGTGAACCAGAGAGCTTTGTTGTGTTAAAGCTCAATCAAATGACGTCAAACCAAAAGCACAAATCTCTGCTGCTTTGGCGCCCTTTGAAAAAATCAGTCACAAGGCATCACAGCAGGATAACACTCAGCTCGGatttacagtttacattttCATAATCGGAAAAGGCACTTTTATAAGCGCTGACACCAATTAAGAACGGTGTCttgaaatatttaaatcctTCGGATGATTATCTGAGCTGTTGTTGACGCAGGAGTCGCAGTCACAAAGACCAGTGTCTGTGGCTAAACTGGGTGCTCGGCGGGTGAGAATGGCTGCCATCAAGCCacgacaaaacaacacaggacagAGCGTCAACAAGCGATGTTTGACTTCACATCACACGTCAACAAAGGAGGAGAATAAttgttgtgtatgtgttatAGATGTAAATCCCAATTCAAAAGCTGACTCGTATGTTTATACgttctgtctttcattttctgtttacattACCCGTAAATCAACGGGTGTAGATTTTCTACCCGTTCATTTAAAGGATTCATTTACGCAGCGGGGGCTACAGGACAAACACGCAGGCTGACCGATGAAAACCAAATAACAATCAATCATAGCGGAGACACCATCATTTTAAAAGTACCTATTGCTAGTTATGACCTCATGGAGCAGCCAACATGGCTCGAGAGGAGACTGTAGGACAGCAGAACAAATCACTCGATGGCATTTTCAGATAATTCATGTTGCTTGTGACTCATTTATCTAAGTTTGTTACACTCCCTCATAAAAATACTGTCGTCACCACTGGTTTTAATTTGGACTatctctgaaacaaacaagctgATGGTACCTGTAGGACTATGTACGTGACCAGACAGACAGCCGCCAGGAGAGAGTCTTCAATTGCTCCGTATAACTCAGAGAGCTCAAGGCagtcaaaaacagaaaggaaggCCGTCAGGcgcagaccagacacctccggACCAGTGCTGAACCACAACAGGTCCAGACTGGGTCGATCACCTGCCGCattcaaacagaagaaaaaaaaacattgctcaCAACAGGTCGTTAATGTAATAAGAATAGCCAGAGACTAGCTTGGCAAATGGCCTAATAGTGGGTTCATACTGCAGGTGATAAAGCAACAGGCTACAATTAATCTTTAATGGAAGCTGGCAACGTGAAGCTACAAACTGACACCTATCGCTGAGTGATGGGTGTGACACGACACAAGTCAAAGTTCAGCTGGCTTCAACTATTCAACTCAATGTCACTGGATACTCTTAGCTGGTCTGTAACTTTTGTTGCTTGTAGTTTTGCAATATAATATTAGAGCATTAATTATGGAGAAAATATCATTCCTACGACAAATTTCTAAGCATGTGtctcaatttgtttttttttttgcttgttttaaacTTAAAGTGCACGGACATCATGGAAGTGAGAAAATCtgccaaattaaaataaaaaagcctcaTCTTTTCTGTTAAGCTGAACCTGAACCTAGAGCAACAATACGTATACGAGCAGATACAGTACATGGAAGGGTGACTGGAACAGGGTGGACGATGTCAGGTTCCTTCAGAGGGTTTCCAGGGAAGACAAACCATTCCCTGATTGCTGGAAGGTCCACATCGCTGCCTGGAAGCATagaaaaaaacttaaacttaCACTTCAATAGACTTTATGGCACTGACTGCAAAAGAAACAGCACAAACTCCAGATCCTTGTATTTTttctgaggtgtgtgtgttgtatgtccATGTGGACAGTCTGAAAGGCAGGTGATACCACCGACTGTCTTTCACATGGAAGAGTGAGTCTTACCATCCTGCCCGAGCAGAAGCAGCAGACCGTAGATGCGTTGTCTACAGGGCTTATAGACGAGAGCCTGAGGTAGCAACTCACGGTCTTCCTCATCCTCCAGAGTGTTGCTACATTCAGtgacccccacacacacaacagtgtaAACCATGAAACCCTCTGCTGCGACATGCTTCTCTCTACATGCCTGTGGAAAACCattcagtgaaaaaaaacactgagttgGTACATTGCAAACCACCGTGGATTCTACGGTGCAAATACACGTGCGTATACCTCTAATATATTTggactgatgtgtttttcaaagGCTGAGGGAGGTGCAGATGTGTCATCCAGCTCGTGAGCTTTCTGTCCAGGTAAAAGGTAGGAGCAAACTCCCCTTTTCAGGAGCTCTCTCTGATGTGCAGACAAATTCAGTGACTGTGGAACAAGTCCAGTTTCTTCATTCTCTCGGACGCACGAAGAGCTCACAAGCTGGGATAGAGCGAGCACCACCTGCCCCTGGGGAGCACCAGAGTGAGGCGTAGGGTTGTTTCTCCTGTGAAAACATTGTAAAGAACTTCACCTGTGCTCACTGTCTAAATAGATAAAGCAGAATAATTTACCACAAGTTTAAGTTAAATGTTGTTAAAGGGAGAACTCTtttaatatacactgatcaggcataacattatgaccaccttcctaatattgtgtaggtctccatgtgccccccaaaacagttgtgactcatcagagaatgaacatgggtcttatgatggtgtcctgtggtgtgtagCAACAGTATGTTgctagtgggggtctttgggtctgtggatcatcccacatccCACaaacacttgatcagttttggatctagtgaatttggaggtgaACACCTTCTAATGTTTTTcgtgttttctgagttgttcctaaaccatttttgtgtgtgtgtctgtgtcaggctgcatcctgctggggatggctactgccatggggagtgtcactgctatgaggtgggggtgtctggtctggtctaggtgagtgctacatgtctaagtaacaacatgaatgaataccaggtccataCGTTTCatagcagaacactgaattgtcacaagatgatcaatgttattttaaTGATCAGTGTCTGTAGCTCACAACTCAGCTCATCTATGTAGTGGAGGTTAAGGTGAAACATTAGTCTTCAATATAAATATGTGATAGCAAATAAACTATGAATGTTTAAGATACCTGTACGTTGTTAGAGCATTGTTCCTGATGTTCTGCATAAGGCCCTCGGACACCACATCGTTACCTAGGAGACAGGCCAGGAGCGGTAGCTGGGTAATTGTCAGTCCAATGGTTTGACAGAGCCTTTGCCGGTCGTACATGACTGTGGTGAGGTTGTTTATCCGCAGCTTTGCCACAGACAAGTAGGGGGCACTTAAGAGATAACACAAAACTACATGGTCAGATCAGACAGTTTTGTCAGCATTTTCCACAACTTATCATTACAAACCTGTCATATATGAGGAAGTCTGAGTCCTGCCCCAGAATGCCCATGCAGCCGTGCTGACGAGTGTAGCTGGCAATCTCATAGTCTGCTTCCCGCACTGAGCAATACACTTCAAGACCCAATGACCTGCAAGTATAATAAAATTTATAACCGACCAAACCTCCAATGAAGCATAGTTCTGGAAACACCCAACTTGTGATCACATTGCATATATTTTGTCCAAGACAGCTGCTACATTAAAGTCAGCTTTGTAAATACTGACCTGAGAGCAAAGGGTGTGAATGTTGCCAGACCAGAAGGCAGACAAAAGAGCTCCCTGCCCGGCTGCTCTCCGTGATGTTTAATGTGGCAAAATACTTTCTTTACTTCTCCATTCACTCTGCGTCTCCTACTCACCTGTAGACCACAGAGGATGTCGTTATTAAACACGAGAATGACCCCATGCAGGTACAGTTGGTATATACGCtttcacttgccaaaacattaggtacaccagtgaaaatcAAAGTACcctaataaaacacacattaaaacattcttTCTTAAGACATTAAGAAATTCAACTGTAtggtcattttattactttttgttatTGCAAAAatgaggttgtcaaaataaaagaaacaacacgATTCAATAGAACTACAAACCGcctctaaaaatgaaaacacagcagaatctgcagctctctcagttatttagaaTAAGAGCTGAACACCATAATCTTCACGAAGCCTAGATTTAGTGCAGGTatatattagaatacatttgaCTTTCTTAGTGCCCCATATTAACGGGCAAATTAGTGGATATCAGTAAATGTACAGCATCTGTAGCATGTgtatacaataaatacagataaGAGCAATTTGTGTTGACAAATGAATACAAATTAACTGTGTGCAGTATTTGTCTACAAATACGTACAAATTTGAATATTATCTACGCTAAATTGAGGAATATCTGTTGTATGAACAGAGGAAAAGACAATTATTTGTGTTAACTGTACATGTGTTTATACAGGATACAGCTCACAATACATGTGGTAAGAAAACTGACTGTAGGCAGTAGGCACCTCCTACAACAGGCCAACCAGGGTGTTTTAAAGCGCTTCTATCACTAAAAGATGTTAAACTTCAGTgacctgttgtgtttttttcctcacccACTCTtgcctcttcttctcttccactacaccatcaaagaaaaacaccagcCTGATGCCTGCAGAGGTAAATGACTCGACCCAGGTCTTCAGGGTATCCATATATTCCTTCCACTGCCCCCCACATGCCCAGTCCTTGCATGAGTACCAGTGGCGCAGACAGGCCATGCCATCCACAACAAGTGTTGGGCCTgcatgagagagaaacacaaatgtaacaGGCTCTAAGGTAACTCACTCATAGCGAACAGATATTCTCTCAaaccatttaatatttattcatatagtgTTTATATATACTGCCTGGccactaaataacaataatatttttttggtCCGTCTCTACCCTACAATACTGATTACTCAGTATTACTCTCAGAGATTGCCAGCTACGCTCATCAGCATGTTTGCATGGGCATTCTAGGACAGGACTCCGCATTCCCCgtggcattgttttgataagctTTTACAATGTCACAAGGTTCATTTCCACCCAGTGTTACATTAAGTTTTCACCAatatcttgtattgatgatgggagggTGCATTGCACAAAGcctcctccagcacatcccaaacaTTCACAGTGGGATTCAGgtgtggactctgtggtgacAAATCCATGTGTGAAGGGGATGTCTGTTTCACAGTTTCAGGCAGATGAATCCAGCATTGTCATCTTAGAATATCCCCATGACATCATgtcaagaaaacaagaacaacctggtcattcagtatattcaggtagtcagctgatctcattatttgggcataatgttgctgaacttagacctgagcaactgtagcaaccccagatcacagCACTGTCCCCACAgacttgtacagtagacactagggatgatgggggcatcacttcatctgcccctcttcttaccctgatgctccatcactctggaaaagggtcaatctggactcatcagaccacgtGACTTTCTTCCAGAGTCCAGTTTTTATGCTCCTAATAAACTGACGCCTTtttccagttagcctcactgattacaGGTTTCCTTacggctacacagctgttcactcCTAACCCATATGATTTCCAGGCAGTGAATATAAAGGAGGCTGTAAGAATACACAACACAATGATGTGAATGTGGATTAAAATTAATAgtgctgtgtattatttaaattctCTAACTCCACATTCACAACAAAGTCCCGTAatttaaacactgaaataaactcAACTGGTTGCGTCGGCTGTGGCTGTGCAGCCTTCCTGGGTTTTGACAACATGTTGTCTGGCCATCTCTCTCAGGTTGACTGTCACGCAGGCCTCTGGACAGCAGTGGTCCATAAAATACTGAAGACCTTTCACACCCATTCCTAcggaaacagaaacaatgataccaagataaagagagagagagaaagagaaagacagaaattcAGTTCATACCATCGCGTCTTTTATCTATTTACTGCTTTTCGATTTTACAACACTGaagcaaaaagacaaacacaacgTGACGGCTTGTCCTCATTTATTAAATCCACTGTTCATTTACAACTTGAAAGATGACTAACAGTTAGCTTAGTTGCTATCTgctaaattcatttatttcggGGTGCTACCGTTTTCGTGTCCTGACAAAccattagaataataataataatgataatatattaTATCTGTCAATACTACCTATCCTAGTACTCAAAGAAAACGCTTACTTTTAAATGTACTTCTTAAGCAGCACATTCATCGGTGCTGTTTACTTGACGTAAATTCAAATTACTTCCTGGTCCATGCGTGGCGTCATCACGCTGCAAAACAAAGCGCACGTGCTCGGCGCATGGACCCCACCAAGACCACCATGTGTTATAAGTTTATTAAAAACCTGTCTTCGTGATTAATACAAATGTTACGACTGTGTagatctaaaataaaaaaaaaaaaacctaatgtTGATCGACACGGAGCTGatactgctgtaattaaaaataaacatcctaAAGTCATGAATGAGAATCAgccattgttgttttgtggGCTCAGTCCTATCCATAATACCTCTCCAGGCTAGGATCAGAGACTGGCTAATTGCTCTCCTGGAGAATGGGGGCTCTTCTCCGGAGTCACAAGCTATTAGGTCTACCTTCTGAGCACAAAGCACCCCCGTCCCTTCCACTCTATTGTCTgagcagaacagaaataaagaaagggGCATATGCTGGCTGTCAGTCCAGCTGTCAGCATCTGTCGTTCCTCAGCCAGATGCTCTGTAGGCTTTAAGGACAATCCACCTCTCCCAAACAACTGATCTTCAAGGAGGGAGGAGCTGTGTGGTAAATCTGCCCATCATGATTTTCTATCACCCTCTGGAGAGTTACAACCGTTGAACTTGTGGAGACAACACAGAAGTTTCAATATGATTCAGAATATGGCGCGGGGGGCTTTTACGCTTTCCAAAATCATGATATTTCAAGTTGTTGCTTAAACTAATATGATCTTTTATTCTGGTACCACCAGTCCCCAGAGTGGCCAACATGCCAAATCCCCAAATATGCATAATAATATGATGGATTTTGTAGATAAATGTGTGTTTCCACTTCATATTTCACCAAACTTCATATGATTTGATAAGGAATGTGTTATCCGCAGTAAAATATATGATAGCAAAGTCTTCTGATTGTGTACACAATACTCGACAATACCCTGCACACAATAACACAGTAACCAGCATTGCGTTACTAAGGGGCTTATATAATCCTGTGCACTCAGTGTTTGGTCTGTTGCCTATTCATGTTGGATCTTTtcaacttcctcctcctcctcctctactgaCTCTTCCTTCTCGTATTGGATCTCCTCCCCTCTgagttgccccccccccccccccccccccccttctcctgACCAAAGCTTGACTCAGGAGAAACAGAGGCAGATGTTCCAGGAGCACACGACTGCCCTCatctccaccccacccccaacacCTCCCATTTGTACTGGATCAGCAGTTAACCCCCGGAAAGAATTGACCatacaagcacgcacacactcatacaAAGAACACCGCTGCCCAGATCTATACGGGCTCAACAGTTGTCCAACTGAatgaataacacacacacacatatacacaccaACTCCTGTCCAGATCCCCCTCAGGGTCCATGATAGTAGCCACCCCGGGGTCAGGCCTGGTGTCAGCGTCCAGAGCCCAGGGTCTCTGTGGGCAGCTGGCCTGGCTAATCCTGCTGCTGGAGGCCACTGCTTCTCAAACTAAAGGCCAAGGACCCCTGGGGGGGAGCACAGCTCAGGGATCTCAGGGAACTGAGAGTGTGCGATTTGTTCAAAATGCAgggggttttgtttgtgtgtttgcttgcttgcttgAAGTCCAAATCAAACATTAAATGTCACGGTGAGGCCACAAGAAAACATCAGTGTCATGTAGGAATTTAAAAGCTGGGTCATCATCAGCCCTAGTCTGATTAATCCCcaaaattttattgttttgagcTTAGCactgtttaaagaaaaatggCGTAATTAAAATCCTAGTACTATAAAATGCTTGAAGTCTGTGGGATGTCAGGGGAAATGGTTTGCTCCAAACATCAGTGCAGAATGAAAAACTATCTGCTTTGATATCATCATGTCACAAAAATACTTGCAATCTAAGAATAACAACTTTGCTtgaaaataatgattatttctctatatcttttcttttactgacCAATCACACAAGTGactgtttcagtttcacttgATATAAACACACTGGATGAAGCAAGGGccaaataaacatatttgtatCTGAATTGGAGGAGCACTCCTATTCCAACAGTCAAAAGGTGAGCATATACAGTCTTAAAACGGGTTGCAACATATTTAAAGgttaatgattttattacatgttATGTCCTGAAGATGAGGGCAGTAACAATAGTAGCATTTCTGTTAGGTagtaaaatataacagaaaccAGTGAGGTAATGTCATAATTAACAACAGGAAACGGTGCTATCCTCATAGCTACACAACATAATGGATCAAACCAATCTAACGTGACAGgagcaaacaaaaataaacagatacaCAATCAAACAAGCTAATTAAGCCTCCTTTCCTCCTAACGAAGTAAAGAGCACCCACACGGAGCTCAGAAGCTGCCGGATGGCCCACTGATGAGGAAGGTGGAAGCATAGCGCTAATTATCATCACACACTGAGGCTAACAGGTGGTGTAAGTCGCTACATTCCTGACTGGGATGGTAGGTGGGCTGCCTCAGGTCTTCATGGCTCAGATGGAGCGAGGTGAGTCTCAAGTTTCTGACCTGATCACGGTGCTGTTGTTGCTGGAGGAGCCTTATCCATCAAGACACTGGCCCGGACACATGACTCTTCCTTTATAGTTATAATCAGCATAAGAAAGATCAGATCAGcactctatctatctatctatctgatctatctatctatctatacacaTGGATGATGGATGACACATATGCAGTGGCTGCGTTTTCAGATATTTGTATAATTGAATCTTGGCCTCTGTTCAGTCATTCGTGAGCCCTTTCAGCTCAGACGCAAATTAAATATCTCAGTCCCTCACTCAATTAAAACCAGCATCCTTGCTGCGCTTGTGTGAGAAAGGCACAGAAAGAGTTACAGACTTAGATTGACTGATCAGAGTCCCTGTGAACTTTGATTCCTATAACTGACCAGACCGTGCGCCGCCGCGCAATGTGcagctatgtgtgtgtgcgtgtgtgagagggtgtgtgtgtagctggtgtgatggtgatgatgtggAGGTTCCCACGACGGCCATCCATCCATTTCTTGGCACATACACTCACCCgggcacacacacgcacaggccATATGGCCACCTCATACCGTTGCATGCCTCTACTGTGATTTGGCCCTGGGAGGCAGCATTAGTTTCATTGGGACTCCTTTGTGGGGGaatagagacagaaataaaggagTAAGACGTGGAAGGAACACGCTGACACAGTTTGGAAAgataaggagaagaagaagaagtggttaTAAAAGAGAAATTAAGATTGTATGGAGAGATAGGGAAGCCATTTGGTGGCtggttggtgttgtggtgtttggTGAGCAGATGGCCAGGGCTCGAGGAGGGGCGTGTCTTGTCCTCACGACCCTTCACAAATCACACGATTCTCCCCCAAGGGGCTCGCGACTCGCCGTTCAATAGGAATCAATGGGAATTACTTCGCGAGAGAAAGGGATGAATGGGCGGCGGGGCGCGAGACCTCTTCCTTTGTTGTTCCCCTGCGTGTCACAGAGCTCCtggtcacatacacacacacgcactccgACAAGCACTCGCACAAGCAGTTACcgccgtacacacacacacacacacacacacacacacacacacatagagagagaCAACAGGAAAGCACTTCAGTTAAACAATCGACCTCCAGTTAAACAATTTTTTAACCTCAAGCgtacacgcgcgcgcgcgcatacgcacgcacacacaaagagggATCAGAGGGGAGGAGTTTCTTACTTTC
The sequence above is drawn from the Mugil cephalus isolate CIBA_MC_2020 chromosome 3, CIBA_Mcephalus_1.1, whole genome shotgun sequence genome and encodes:
- the fam120b gene encoding constitutive coactivator of peroxisome proliferator-activated receptor gamma isoform X1 encodes the protein MCCLRSTFKRMGVKGLQYFMDHCCPEACVTVNLREMARQHVVKTQEGCTATADATSPTLVVDGMACLRHWYSCKDWACGGQWKEYMDTLKTWVESFTSAGIRLVFFFDGVVEEKKRQEWVSRRRRVNGEVKKVFCHIKHHGEQPGRELFCLPSGLATFTPFALRSLGLEVYCSVREADYEIASYTRQHGCMGILGQDSDFLIYDSAPYLSVAKLRINNLTTVMYDRQRLCQTIGLTITQLPLLACLLGNDVVSEGLMQNIRNNALTTYRRNNPTPHSGAPQGQVVLALSQLVSSSCVRENEETGLVPQSLNLSAHQRELLKRGVCSYLLPGQKAHELDDTSAPPSAFEKHISPNILEACREKHVAAEGFMVYTVVCVGVTECSNTLEDEEDRELLPQALVYKPCRQRIYGLLLLLGQDGSDVDLPAIREWFVFPGNPLKEPDIVHPVPVTLPCDRPSLDLLWFSTGPEVSGLRLTAFLSVFDCLELSELYGAIEDSLLAAVCLVTYIVLQVQTLSLEDVDAYLSQAVCLRLKSPQELRHIELPFLSSRGVQLGSLYVRGLSHLLGANGASGCPLANAALMPWHSFDGRLFQSKYLLAHSGAEKAELLGSDSSCLCLFLQLRDKLLEICRKRGRDLQSRPNAPQPPFKNPPAAKYRGRHTGGSPGGGEAWRGRGETTWRRGHQHGRGWRDRGDDRRDQGEYEDGGRQWGRGEHRGRGQHFHPSHPNSRDGGPQSMSQSRGRWYNRGRCHQTPG
- the fam120b gene encoding constitutive coactivator of peroxisome proliferator-activated receptor gamma isoform X2; amino-acid sequence: MEHQGPTLVVDGMACLRHWYSCKDWACGGQWKEYMDTLKTWVESFTSAGIRLVFFFDGVVEEKKRQEWVSRRRRVNGEVKKVFCHIKHHGEQPGRELFCLPSGLATFTPFALRSLGLEVYCSVREADYEIASYTRQHGCMGILGQDSDFLIYDSAPYLSVAKLRINNLTTVMYDRQRLCQTIGLTITQLPLLACLLGNDVVSEGLMQNIRNNALTTYRRNNPTPHSGAPQGQVVLALSQLVSSSCVRENEETGLVPQSLNLSAHQRELLKRGVCSYLLPGQKAHELDDTSAPPSAFEKHISPNILEACREKHVAAEGFMVYTVVCVGVTECSNTLEDEEDRELLPQALVYKPCRQRIYGLLLLLGQDGSDVDLPAIREWFVFPGNPLKEPDIVHPVPVTLPCDRPSLDLLWFSTGPEVSGLRLTAFLSVFDCLELSELYGAIEDSLLAAVCLVTYIVLQVQTLSLEDVDAYLSQAVCLRLKSPQELRHIELPFLSSRGVQLGSLYVRGLSHLLGANGASGCPLANAALMPWHSFDGRLFQSKYLLAHSGAEKAELLGSDSSCLCLFLQLRDKLLEICRKRGRDLQSRPNAPQPPFKNPPAAKYRGRHTGGSPGGGEAWRGRGETTWRRGHQHGRGWRDRGDDRRDQGEYEDGGRQWGRGEHRGRGQHFHPSHPNSRDGGPQSMSQSRGRWYNRGRCHQTPG